The window TGATTTCCGCAAGCTGAGGGGCTCTATCTGCAGCACCCCCGCGTTTCCAAGAGTGCAGCTGATTATGCTTGAACTCGGCACGGCCTGGAGAAAGAGTCTATTTGCGATTATTGGATGATGCGATATCTCCTAGTCTTGAGACGTCCGCGCCGTCGCTTTGGAGACGTGGCTAGTCCGCGAGGTTCCGGCacttggccttgaagatgcaGGAGTTCTAACCCAAAGAGACGCTTTTACTCCGACTGGAACCAGATGCTCATGCAATGCAACTGAACGCGTTGCTTGCGAACCGCCTGTTTGCACCGAGGACCCGACCAAATCCTCCAATCGCATGCTCTACAAGTCTGATGTTGTAATGGCCGAGATCCCAAAGTCCGCAAAATTATATGTCGCGAGGACTGTTGGTGAAAGTCTATCCCCTCACTGACGCAATTTGGCAGCCGATGTCGTATAATAACGCGTCACTTTATCGCTTCTTGGGTGAATACGGCTAAAGGATGACTTGGAAATGTGATCAAGTCAGCAAACTGATGTCAAAGGGCGTTGCTTTCGGTATGACTCAGATGTAATGGCAGCTAAGAGAAGATGATAAGATTTGAAAAGTTTACATATAAGTGTTTGCTGTGCCCCAAAGCAGCATTGTGTGACCTCAAGTTTGTTACTGTGAATCGATTCAACTGGCATCCGATACTGAAACTTTATTGCCCTTGACACTACTCAAACACAGCAGCAATAATGGCTCCCGCAGCGGTTGAAGCACCTGCTATTATCCATGACCTGCCCATAAAGACAAAGGCCCAGCAGCCTGTCCCCCTTGCTGGCACCTTGGATCAATACGAGGCTTTCGATATCACTCCAGTCATTGGCCGTGAATTCCCCAAGGCCAATCTTGTAGAGTGGCTGAACGCTCCCAACTCGGATGAACTTATTCGAGACCTCGCCGTCACTAGTAAGCAACCCTTGACAAAATGATACTTCGAATATAAACAGTTCATCTAACTCTTCATAGTTTCACAGCGTGGtgtcgtcttcttccgcgCCCAAGACAACCTCACCAACGATCTCCAGAAGGAGCTGATTCTTCGCCTTGGCAGGTTGACCGGACGTCCTGCTACATCTAGCTTGCACATTCACCCTGTTTTGAACAACGAACGAGAGCTTGGTGGCAGTGATCCCGAGATTAGCACCATCAGCTCAGTTCAATTCGACAAGTTCTACAAGCAGAATGGTCCAGGAGAGCTCAGCcccaagaagcaaaaggccgccAGCTGGCACAGCGATATCGCCTTTGAGCCTGCTCCGGCCGACTACACCTCTCTTCGCCTTACTAAACTTCCCCCGACTGGAGGCGGTAAgttgagcttctttttctccgtCCGATAGTTATTCTAACTGTGTAATAGATACCCTTTGGGCATCTGGCTACGAAATCTATGATCGCATCAGCGAGCCTTATCAGAAGTTCCTTGAGTCTCTGACTGCTACTTTCCAAACACCCTCATTTAACGAAATTGCTGCTCGTGGAGGCTTTGAGCTGTACACCAAGCCTCGTGGTGCCCCCCGAGAACATTGGCTCTGAACTCAAGGCCATTCACCCCGTCGTGCGAACCAACCCCGTCACCGGATGGAAGAGCATCTTCCCCGTTGGCGGTCATGTCAAGCACATCAACGGAGTGACCGAAGATGAGAGCAACAGACTGCGACAGTGGTTCTTGGACCTTGTccatgatggccatgatctGCAAGTGCGATTCCGCTGGCAGAACCCCAACGACATTGGTATGTATCATCCTTTATCATTTACTTGAACCACGGGCTAACGTGTTTTAATAGCCATCTGGGATAACCGGAGCGTGTTCCACACTGCGACGTACGATTACACAGGCTTGGGTGAGCGCTTTGGCAACCGAGCTGTTGGTGTGGGCGAGAGACCGTACTTTGACCCCAACAGCACTTCCCGCCGGGAGGCCTTGAGCAAACAAACTTAGAAAATCCAGTTCTGTAGCGATTGAATCAATAAATCACTGTTTAAAGCAATTGACTGAAAGTAATTAGTAATTGGATTAAAAGCTCGATAATAGTCATCGTCTATGTAGGTACTGCCTGGCAGACCTAAAAGATGTTTTATGGGCTATTTTGGCCAATGAGCAACACAGAAGCTGCAAGATCCATACATGTATCCACTGGAGCTACACAATTTACGTAGCCTAATATCACTAAAGTTAGTGTAGCTTAGCTTAAGTAGATGCAATGGACTTCAAAGGAGGAACTCGAAATTTAAAGTCTATTCCATTCACTTTCTTACGCTGGGAACTCAAGAGTCGTCTCTCAAAACGTCATTTGATAGCTAAATACTCGAGTGGCGTGAATACATATATAATATGAGCTTCAGAGGCCGTCATGAGCTGACAAAGTGACATTAAGGCATCAAACAAAGATTCATGAAAAGCTTTACTATCTTTAATTGAAGTATGCTAAAAGACATGTAAATACCAAAACAGCGCCCAGTGAAGTACTGCCACCCATTATATATGTGTATCAAATCCGaatcagcttcttgcccAGATCCTCGCGGATGTACACCTCGTTAAACTCTCTGAGGTACGGTGTGGCACCCATTTTGGCAAACGCCTCCTTTATCTTTCCGTCTTCATCCTGGTCTAAGTGGACAATTCGCCAAATGTTGAGCGGCTCGTCTTCAGTTCCAGCCGCAGAATGCTCGACATGGAAAAGCACTTGGTCTCCTGTGACAATTTTCTTGCCCTCTGGGTCTTCGACTTCCGGCACACCAATGAAGAATGCTCGCTGCCTTTCGTTGTCTATGAGCACTTGCTCAATGACCGTGCTATATTTGGAAGGGTCTACCCATGTTCCTTGGTCTGAAACGCGGACAAATGTCTCTCTCGGGCCATCTTTCTGTACATTGAAGATCCGAACGCTTCCTGGTCGCAAGATGTGTCGCAAGTATTTTTCTGGGTTGTACGCCTTGTTGTACTCCATGTCCCATAGTTGGGTTTTCGTGTAATGTATATTCGGGTCGGCGTCATAGGCTCCGCTCTTGATGACTCTGTTGACATTGGAGGGCTCTAAATTGATTGAGGTGTTTTGGGGGTCGCGGAAAGCGGCTTCCAGAATCTCTTCGTGATCCTTAAAGGTAGCCATATTTCTTTCCTTATCAAGAAGTTGTTGCTGTGCAAGAGATTTTGAATTGAATATAACTTGTCGGATACAGATCATTGAACGGGGGCTTCTGATCATTATATACATGACATGTATGCTCTACGAAGAGCCAGATGTCGCCCGACGCCTATTCGCTGATGGATACAACATCCCATGCTAATCTTAGAATTTAATTCGATGAATCAAGCAAGATCCTTTAATAGCTGCCATCTTCGCTTGTAAGCCGATGGGCCGAAAGTCCGCTGGGTTTCGCCCTTCGCTCTTGGGTTCGTGCTTCTTTATTTGCGATTACTCATCCCCGCCTCGCCTTCAGCTCGCACTATCCCACCTGGACCGATGCTTGTTTGCGAAttactagtttttttaaaaagctgaagctggtcAAATTTGAGAAAGATTTAGCATAAGACCTTGTTGAAAAGCCAAACAATGAAACAGAATGTAAAGAACTTCGGCGAATGTGGATATCCGAATCGCGTTTATGCTCTCAATCGCGAGGCGCAAAGTCAAAGACTCTCTGTATCTATCCTTCCTGTCTCTGGATTTATCAGCAGTTATGGGCGATTAGTAGGCATTTACGACGGGAATGTTGAAAGTTGTTAGTTCTGTTATGCCGATACTCACTCACAGTCTCGTACATCCTTGATGCCGGTTCCAGCGAGAGACAAAGCTACGACTAGAAGCCGTCATCAAGCGAAAAGTCCGACGGAGAAGAAACCAGTTATTAGAGCTATCCactaatattttactaagaTCAAGAGCTGCATTTACCACAGTATCCGCATTCCTCGTTGCATTCAGTGAAATCACCGCTGCCACTGTCGCTATCGTCATCAACCTCTTCAGtgtcttcttcagcgtctcCAAGCCACTTCAACCACTTTTCTTTCACTTCTGCTGAAAATGCTACGCCTACATCTGGAAGACGCTCTCGAATCTCCAAGGAGCCTGCTTCCACCCTGACAATTTCCAGCAAGGTGCCTTCTTTCTCTAATGCCGTAGTAATTATGCGGTGCAGAAGCGCGCTCAGACGACGCAAATCCGCCTGGTGAGATTTTTCCCAATTTTCGATTTCATCTCGGATATCGGAAACTTCAATGTTGCAAAAAGTTCCAAATCTGTGGTGCGCAAGTATAAAGTTGGGAATTTGCATCATCCACAAGCGCGGCAATTCTTCGCCAAGAGTGTCTCTATCAATAGCCTTGATTGATCGCGTCTTGAGATCAAAGGCAGATGACTGCGGTGTTAGCCGACCGCCATCGACTACTTCAAGCTGCCCAAATATGGTCGATTTGGCAGGCGATGACTTGATAGAGAGATCTCCAAGAAGATTGACAATATCCTCATCGgcagttgaagatggcgtAGCAGTTGGCGGGCTTTTATCTTTATCTTCTCCAATGTAGCCATCTGAGCTTTGTCGCATCAGCAAATCAAGCTTTCCAAACCGACATCTAACAATTCTTTGATGTGATCTAGACGGTTGGACATCAGGCGCCCATGTGGTATAAGCCTCTGGGAAAGTATGTCCAAAGCCTCTGACTCCTATCAACTGCTCCTTTGGCGACCTTTCTCTTCGCACGAGATGGACAGTTTTGCCCACAACTTCGACAAGCATGCGAAAAGTGCACTCAACGCCTCGAACGAAACGCAAAAGGTTTCCAAGAGTACTGTTGCAGCCGACAATATTGATGTTAAATGCATCCGGGTGCATCTTCATGACGGAAACGATCGCAGGCTCGAGAGGATGTTTTGGGAAGAAGGCCGAATTATCATCGCGATAATAAATGCCATTATCTTCTTGAAGCTTTGGATGGTCGGCCAATGGCTTCCAAAGAGGAGGGCAACCTGCGAGAATTTAAAGTTAGACACTTCCCGCCTTTCACGGAGCATAATAACGCATACATACCGGGAACAATTATTTTCGGAGCCTTTTGATCTACCCAATTATAAGATGCTATAGGCTCAACATCTTTCATGCTGAATTGAGTGcattcatcatcgtcaataTCTTCAAGGGCTTTTGCATCAATAGCTTCGATCAGGCTTCCGAGAGGAGGAAAGGGCGATTCTTCCAACTGCGCAAGAGGATTTTTTGGTCTGGCACTCCAGAAGTTTCCTCGGCCGCGCCGTCCTCTATTATAGGACATGATTCAGATGTCGATGTACTGGTAAGAAAGAACTCTCAGCTCTCGAATATACACTACCAAGTTGAACAATCGATGTCGAGCACACCAGAAAGATATATGCTATTCTCCCCATCCCCTCTCTTACTCTTGGATAAAATCGGGAGGCCTACAGCAAGTCATGTGAATGCCGCTTTTGGGCGGCCCATAGCTTCACTGTTATCTGCAGCTTTCAAACACGTCGAGGCGCAATTGGCCGCGTTATCGGTCCAACACTTGATATCTGACTTTACACAACATGGCTGGTCTGACGCATTTGGCCTCTGAAAGGCCGCTGCGGCCTGATGAGGGGAAAGGCTCATGTCGTGGCCGAATCAGATGGCCAGGCTGTGACGCGGCTGCGGGAGGCCTATAAGATTCAtccaacaagaagagaatcCCCCCCACCACTCATGTAACGCGAGACGCAGCAAGGCCTCCTACAGGTATCAAGGCTGCCTTACTGCATTCACCACAATTGCGTTGACGTATTAACTGAGTCTTTTCATTTGCGGGTAGCGTATCTCTTGGTGGCCTGATAGACAGACCCATGtgattatatatatgtgGTAGATTTCAGTTCTTAATACTCGCCATGATCAAACGCTGCCAACAACATACTACATTCAATTACTTCACGCATAATCATGGCTTCCAAAGGTGGTCTCTCTGGCCGTGCCGCCAAGCTCGAGGATGTTTTTTATTCCTTCATCAAAGGCGATCGCGCTATTCAAACCTCACGCGACGCCCAGCACTTCTTTGAGGCAGTTGGTGTTATATGCGAACACAGGTCCGCGGCAGTTTGTATGGAATGCATACTTGCGAGAAAAGATGGCCCAAAAACTGTCAGAGAAGCCGTTCGTAGCAATCTCTCTGTCGGGTTCATTAAGTCTTCGACAGCTACCTTCATAGCGCAAGTTTGCCAGCCTCAGGTAGAAATACTGAATGACGGCAACTTTCTTGAGAGGTTACTGAAGGAAATTCTCTGTCCTCCAACATTTTGGACTGCATTCTTGAGTCTCTATACCTCCAATCAGCTCAAAGacagcagcttgttggcTTTTGCGTCTCTTTGCTTAGCAAtcgtctcttcatcctcaccCGAGATCGTGGCACTTTCTCATGATGTGGAGTCACTTACTGGAAACCGCTCGCTGGCCAAATCGCCGTCCGAGGCAGTACGATCCCTTGGTTATCGCATCGACAAAGTTATCCAAGTTCGAAAAGGCTCTGCATCCGCGTCAATTCGGTTGGACTACAGCCCTGGGGGCAGACACGACAATGATTTTGCAGATTTTCGCCAAATTTCCATTTTCCCCACCGCGGATGAAGTCAGTTCAAAAGAAGATCCCTTTTTGCAACGGTTGGACGATGTGTTTGAAGTTCCCAGGGATACTCGTGCATTGAatcatcttggctggcttTTCCGTCTTTTACGAGAAGACATGATTGCAGATCTAAAAGAAGATCTGCAGATAGCATGGGGCCAAAGAAAGGCCAGGCGTAAGCCGTTGGCCTTTGGTCTATTAAATCTAGCGGACTACGACATTGGAGCTGAACGATCATCAAAGCCATTCACGCTGGTACTTCGGTGCCAAGAAGGGATCAACTTTCCTCGAAACTTACGCACTaaagaagccaagaagcaCTATCTTGAAGACCCTAGACACATTGTGAAGCACAATTCTGTCGGTGCTCTTTGCTTGGGCAAAAGTATCATTGCCTTTGGCTCCATCGTACGTGAAAAAGACTGGCTTGTCGAAGATCCGCCCAAGGTTGGGATACAGTTCACGGATAATGCTGGGTTAAAGGGAGCGGTCCAGGCGCTCATGGGTCCAAAATGCCCTGAACTCAAGTTCTACGTCGTTGATACTGCAACCTTTGCTTACGAACCAATATTAAAGCGCCTGAAAGAAATCACAGAGATTCCAATCGAGAATGTCATCCTCGACCCGTCAGGGCCACCATCTCAATACGATCCACCCCCAACGCTGTACAGTTTCATCCTTGAACTAAAATCTGCGTTGCGAAGGGGAACATCATTCGACTTAGAGAGCAGACTGGGCGTCAAAGTGCAGATTCGAGATGCACAGCTCGAATCGTTGATTAACGGCCTGGAAAACCCTGTAGGCCAAATCCAGGGCCCACCGGGGACGGGCAAATCCTTTATTGGGGCTATTATTGCCCTGGCACTTATGAAGTTGACTGACTTCCGAATCTTGGTTCTCAGTTATACAAACCATGCTTTGGACCAGTTTCTTGAAGATTTGATGAAAATAGGCATCCCGCAGAGCGACATGGTTCGAATTGGTTCTAAAGCTTCTACTAGAACAGAAGCGTTACGAATTGATAGTCTCGCAAAAGACTCTCAATTCCGTTTCAGCCTTGAAACTAAAGCGATGCTCAGTGATACCAGAACGGATCAAACGGACACACGGATAATGCTAGATCGTCTTATAGATCAGCTTACCAAGCGACATGTTCATCCACAAGAAATATTGGATATGTTGGAGTTCTCCGATTCTGAAATGAGATTTTGGGATGCATTTCAAGTCCCAGCCGAGGAGAAAGTTgtaggaaaaaagaagaagtcacTGCGCCCTGTTGACGTTTATGACTATTGGGTAAATGGAAGAAAATTGTCATCGCTAGGCATGCTGGCACAAAGCATGAGTGATGAAGAACGAGCAGTGTGGAGAGTTGCGCCAGAGACCCGGTTAGAGTTCCATAACTCATGGATGTGCCAAATTCAACGAGATAAGATCAATGAGTTTGCACAGCAAGCAGAAACGGCAAATACCCACTACCGGAGGATAGAGAGTCTCCTCAAAGAAAGCAAGAGAGCCATAGTCAAGAGCAGGAGAATCATTGGATGCACGACCACAGGTGCAGCAATGTATCAATCCATCATACGGGCGGCTAAACCGGATATTGTTCTTGTCGAAGAAGCTGGTGAAATTCTAGAGGCGCATGTTATTACGTCTCTCGGTCCATCCGTCCAACAACTGATTCTAATTGGCGACCATAAGCAGCTTCGTCCTAAGATCAACAATTACAATCTCTCTGTGGAAAAGGGCGAAGGCTATGATCTCAacgtttctctttttgaaCGCCTTATTAGACAAGGTCATCACTTTGCTACTCTCCAGGAGCAGCATCGCAGTCATCCGGATATTTCTCAATTCTCAAGACTTTTAGCCTacgaagagctcaaggatATGCCAAAAACACTCAGTCGAGAAAAGATACGTGGATTGAAAGAGAGAGTCATTTTTGTGAACCACGAATATCCGGAAGAGCAGCTTGATAACGTCATTGATCGTCGGGATCCAAGTTCAAAGGCCAGCAAGAAAAACACGTTTGAAGCCGACATGGTCTTGAAAACGGTCAAGTATCTGAGTCAACAAGGCTACCGTTCCGAAAACATGGTCGTCTTGACTCCATACATGGGCCAGCTTTCACTTTTGAGACAGAAACTCAGCGAGATTAATGATCCCTACTTGAATGACTTGGACACTCATGAACTAGTGCGAGCTGGGCTAATGACACAGGCTGCTGCTAAAACTTCAACGGGACGACTACGCTTGTCGACTATTGGTAAAATGATCTGCATTTACGGGCTTTATGGTACGATTACTGACAAATAACAGATAACtaccaaggagaagagagcgatATTGTGATCATATCCTTGGCCAGAAGCAACAAGAAAGGCGACATCGGTTTCCTCGTAGCTCGTGAGCGACTAGTCGTGCTCTTATCGCGAGCAAGAAACGGTATTATTCTCATTGGAAATATGAATACTTTCTTGGCAAGCAAGAAGGGCAACGAAATGTGGAAATTGTACTTTGATGcgatgaaagaaaagggatTCTTGTTCGATGGATTACCAGTCCACTGCGAACAACATCCCGATCGATCTGCTCTACTCCAGAAGCCTGAAGATTTTGATCAGCACTGTCCTGATGGAGGCTGCTCTCAGCTATGGTACGTTTCCAAGTTACGACATTTAATCCGACATCCACTAATTGTTTAGTGGTGCTATTATCAGCTGTGGGAAACATCCGTGCGAACGCCGATGCCATCGCGAGCCCAACCACTCACAAGTTTCATGCATAAAAATGGTTCAGAAAACTTGCGAACGTGGCCACAAGATGAAACATTTGTgcggaaaagaaaacgaagGCTGCAAGTCCTGcgcaagagaagacgaagacacTCGACGGAGAGTTAAGCGAGACctcgagatggagaaaaagaggcagcaacagcaagacAAATATCGTCGAGAGCTACAGGAGATAGATGATGAAATtgatcatcatcggcgccacATGAAGTATacgcaagaagagcaagatcaagaaaaagaacttGCGCAGAAGAAAGCTCAGCTGCAAAGTCTGAAAGAGACAAAGGCAAGGCTAGATGCGGCAAAATCAGCAGACACCAAGCCAGGAAAATCCAGCAAGAAGCCTCAAGACAAGAAACCCGCTTCTTCTGACAGCCTCGGTCCTTCGGCGCAGGAATGGGAAGATATGAAGCGCGATACTGGAGCTAGCAATGGTGCTCTGGATGAACTCATGGATCTCATTGGTTTAGAGTCGGTGAAAGAAGAATTCCTCAATAAGAAGTCAGAAATAGACCTCGCCATCCGCCAGGAAACGCCTCTGTCTGATTCAAGATTAAGCTGTTCCCTTCTTGGAAATCCAGGAACAGGTAAAACGACTGTGGCCCGTATATGGGGTAAATTCCTTACGAGTCTTGGAGCTATCGCCGGTGACTGCTTCGAGGAGACGACAGGATCTAAGTTGGCCAACATGGGCGTCAAAGGATGCGAAGATCTGCTTGAGAAAATGAAAGACCAAGGCGGAGGAGTGTTCTTTATCGATGAAGCTTACCAGCTCTCATCTGGAAACAGCCCTGGCGGTAAGGCGGTCTTGGATTATCTGCTTGCGGAAGTGGAAAATCTCAGAGGAAAGGTTACCTTTGTCCTTGCTGGGTACTCCAAACAGATGGAGTCGTTTTTTGCACACAATCCAGGGTTCCCCAGCCGATTTCCTATTACAATGAACTTCGAGGACTACACGGATGAGGAGCTGCAACAAATTCTCAAGCGTCAGGTGAACCGCACGTATGCCAACAATATGGAAGTCGAGGATGGCCTCGATGGCCTCTATATACGTATCGCTGCCCGCAGAGTCGGTCgaagcagaggcaaagaaggGTTTGGAAACGCTCGCGCCATTGAAAATGCTTTAGCGAATatgaaaaagagacaagcCACTCGAATTCGACGGGAGCGCCAATCCGGCAAAAATCCAAACGATTTTCTGTTCACGAAAGAGGATATCATTGGTCCAGAGCCTTCATTGTCTTTGCAAGATTGCAAGGCGTGGCAGAAGTTAAACAAGATGGTTGGCCTGAAAGAAGTCAAAGAACAGGTGAAAATACTACTTGACTCTATCAAAACCAACTATCAGCGAGAGCTTGATGAAGAGCCTCCCATACAGTTTACACTCAACCGAGTCTTCTTGGGATCGCCCGGAACAGGCAAAACGACAGTTGCCAAGCTTTACGGAGAGATTCTTGCAGCTCTCGGTCTCTTATCCAATGGAGAGCTAGTAGTCAAGACTCCAGCAGATTTCATCGGTGCTGCTCTAGGAGTATCAGAGTCCCAAACCAAGGGCATTCTGGCTGCGACTTTGGGAAAAGTGCTTGTAATCGACGAAGCATACGGCTTATATGGCGGAAACGGCTCTACCTCTGACCCGTACAAGACGGCGGTTATAGACACGATAGTCGCAGATGTCCAGAATGTTCCTGGCGACGATCGCTGCGTCATTGTAATAGGCTATCAGGAGCAAATGGAAGAGATGTTCCAAAATGTCAATCCAGGTCTCAGCCGTCGGTTTTCAGTGGACACACCATTTGTTTTTGAAGActttgatgacgatgctctCAGACAGGTATTGGAGTTCAAACTGAAAGCTTCCGGCTTTACTACCACTGGGGAGGGCAAGACCGCTGCGCTCGAAGTTCTCATCCGAGAACGCAATCGAGCTAAttttggcaatggcggcgcGATTGAGAACCTTTTaagcaaagccaaagccTCTTATCAAAAGCGCCTCTCAGCTGGAAAGCTTAAAAAGAAGAACCAGATAGAGGCAGAAGACTTTGACGAAGACTTTGACAGAACGACACGGAAGGACACGAATGTGCGAGCATTATTCCAAGATGATATCGGTCGTGAAGATATTATCAAGAAGCTTGAGCACATTCAACAGCAAGTTCGACAGTTGAAAGCTCTCGGGCTGGATGTCAAGGAAGAGATCCCAttcaattttcttttccgaGGTCCGCCAGGAACAGGCAAGACAACTACCGCACGAAAAATGGGCAAAGTATACTACGACATGGGCTTTCTTGACAAGGCCGTGGTAGTAGAATGCTCAGCTACGGACCTGATAGGCCAATATGTCGGTCAAACTGGGCCCAAAGTCCAAAAAGTTCTCGAAAAGTCGCTTGGAAGAGTTCTATTGATCGATGAAGCGTACCGGTTCGCTGAAGGCGGATATGCCAAAGAGGCTATTGACGAGATTGTGGACTGTGTGACCAAGCCAAAATATCAAGGCAAACTCATCATTATCCTGGCGGGTTATGAACATGATATAAACCGACTCCTGTCCGTGAACCCTGGGCTGACTAGCCGCTTCCCCGAAACTATCGACTTTAAGCCACTCGAGCCAGATGCTTGTTTCCAGTTGCTTACCGATCTCTTGCGAAAGAGAAAGGTAGAGATCGCAAGCAAGGGCAAGGACATGGATATCAGCTGCTTGGAACGTCCCTCCGAGACATTTCTCGCCAGCTGTACGGCTACTATCAAGTCATTGACCACCTTAGAAGGCTGGGCTAGCGCAAGAGACGTAAAACAACTTGCCAGAAACGTCTTTCAAGCGATTGATCTGAAGGCAGAAGCACTCAAAGTAGAGGAAGAGCATGTTACGCAGGTACTTGATCATATGCTGAAAGACCGACAATCTAAGATGGTCAAGTCTGCTCCTCCAGCATTTTTTGATCGcgaggcagcttcttctcatgCGCCAGCAGCCCCGGCTAATCCGGCTCTTTCAATTCGCACCCATACGAATGTCGAAACCCAACAGAAGACacaagaagacgaggcgaTTGACACGGAAGAGTCAGATGAGGGAGCACCTACACCGCCTGAGTCGCCCGTGAGTAACCGCAACCGCAAAGTCGTACGAGACGCCGGCGTAAGCGACGAAATCTGGGATCAGCTCCAGAGAGatcaagcagaagaagagcgaaagGAAGCAGAGTACCTCAAGCTCAAAGAGGCTGCTCAGAAGCTTGCGAttgaagaagctcgagaAAAAATTGTTCGCAAAGTAATTgccgaagacgaggaggctcggaagaaggaggaggctcGGCAACGCGCGATAGCCGAAGCTCGAGAAAGGATCTTGCGCCAGCTaatggaggaagaaaaacggcgaaaagaagaagcaaagaaacgaGAGAAATTAAAGGCCCTGGGAGTGTGCCCTGTTGGGTATCATTGGATCAAGCAGGCTGATGGATACCGTTGTGCTGGGGGATCACACTATCTCTCGGATGGACAGATTTAATTTGTGTGCGGCGTAGATTGAGAAGGCCGTTTTTATATGTATCTACTATTTATCGCATCTTAATTAGAATGGATTATTTTTCACGTTTCTGGTGTATTCTTGTGATCAAGAGGCGTATGTGGCTCTTGGCTCTCCATATGTACACGTAAACATCTC is drawn from Trichoderma atroviride chromosome 7, complete sequence and contains these coding sequences:
- a CDS encoding uncharacterized protein (EggNog:ENOG41), with translation MASKGGLSGRAAKLEDVFYSFIKGDRAIQTSRDAQHFFEAVGVICEHRSAAVCMECILARKDGPKTVREAVRSNLSVGFIKSSTATFIAQVCQPQVEILNDGNFLERLLKEILCPPTFWTAFLSLYTSNQLKDSSLLAFASLCLAIVSSSSPEIVALSHDVESLTGNRSLAKSPSEAVRSLGYRIDKVIQVRKGSASASIRLDYSPGGRHDNDFADFRQISIFPTADEVSSKEDPFLQRLDDVFEVPRDTRALNHLGWLFRLLREDMIADLKEDLQIAWGQRKARRKPLAFGLLNLADYDIGAERSSKPFTLVLRCQEGINFPRNLRTKEAKKHYLEDPRHIVKHNSVGALCLGKSIIAFGSIVREKDWLVEDPPKVGIQFTDNAGLKGAVQALMGPKCPELKFYVVDTATFAYEPILKRLKEITEIPIENVILDPSGPPSQYDPPPTLYSFILELKSALRRGTSFDLESRLGVKVQIRDAQLESLINGLENPVGQIQGPPGTGKSFIGAIIALALMKLTDFRILVLSYTNHALDQFLEDLMKIGIPQSDMVRIGSKASTRTEALRIDSLAKDSQFRFSLETKAMLSDTRTDQTDTRIMLDRLIDQLTKRHVHPQEILDMLEFSDSEMRFWDAFQVPAEEKVVGKKKKSLRPVDVYDYWVNGRKLSSLGMLAQSMSDEERAVWRVAPETRLEFHNSWMCQIQRDKINEFAQQAETANTHYRRIESLLKESKRAIVKSRRIIGCTTTGAAMYQSIIRAAKPDIVLVEEAGEILEAHVITSLGPSVQQLILIGDHKQLRPKINNYNLSVEKGEGYDLNVSLFERLIRQGHHFATLQEQHRSHPDISQFSRLLAYEELKDMPKTLSREKIRGLKERVIFVNHEYPEEQLDNVIDRRDPSSKASKKNTFEADMVLKTVKYLSQQGYRSENMVVLTPYMGQLSLLRQKLSEINDPYLNDLDTHELVRAGLMTQAAAKTSTGRLRLSTIDNYQGEESDIVIISLARSNKKGDIGFLVARERLVVLLSRARNGIILIGNMNTFLASKKGNEMWKLYFDAMKEKGFLFDGLPVHCEQHPDRSALLQKPEDFDQHCPDGGCSQLCGAIISCGKHPCERRCHREPNHSQVSCIKMVQKTCERGHKMKHLCGKENEGCKSCAREDEDTRRRVKRDLEMEKKRQQQQDKYRRELQEIDDEIDHHRRHMKYTQEEQDQEKELAQKKAQLQSLKETKARLDAAKSADTKPGKSSKKPQDKKPASSDSLGPSAQEWEDMKRDTGASNGALDELMDLIGLESVKEEFLNKKSEIDLAIRQETPLSDSRLSCSLLGNPGTGKTTVARIWGKFLTSLGAIAGDCFEETTGSKLANMGVKGCEDLLEKMKDQGGGVFFIDEAYQLSSGNSPGGKAVLDYLLAEVENLRGKVTFVLAGYSKQMESFFAHNPGFPSRFPITMNFEDYTDEELQQILKRQVNRTYANNMEVEDGLDGLYIRIAARRVGRSRGKEGFGNARAIENALANMKKRQATRIRRERQSGKNPNDFLFTKEDIIGPEPSLSLQDCKAWQKLNKMVGLKEVKEQVKILLDSIKTNYQRELDEEPPIQFTLNRVFLGSPGTGKTTVAKLYGEILAALGLLSNGELVVKTPADFIGAALGVSESQTKGILAATLGKVLVIDEAYGLYGGNGSTSDPYKTAVIDTIVADVQNVPGDDRCVIVIGYQEQMEEMFQNVNPGLSRRFSVDTPFVFEDFDDDALRQVLEFKLKASGFTTTGEGKTAALEVLIRERNRANFGNGGAIENLLSKAKASYQKRLSAGKLKKKNQIEAEDFDEDFDRTTRKDTNVRALFQDDIGREDIIKKLEHIQQQVRQLKALGLDVKEEIPFNFLFRGPPGTGKTTTARKMGKVYYDMGFLDKAVVVECSATDLIGQYVGQTGPKVQKVLEKSLGRVLLIDEAYRFAEGGYAKEAIDEIVDCVTKPKYQGKLIIILAGYEHDINRLLSVNPGLTSRFPETIDFKPLEPDACFQLLTDLLRKRKVEIASKGKDMDISCLERPSETFLASCTATIKSLTTLEGWASARDVKQLARNVFQAIDLKAEALKVEEEHVTQVLDHMLKDRQSKMVKSAPPAFFDREAASSHAPAAPANPALSIRTHTNVETQQKTQEDEAIDTEESDEGAPTPPESPVSNRNRKVVRDAGVSDEIWDQLQRDQAEEERKEAEYLKLKEAAQKLAIEEAREKIVRKVIAEDEEARKKEEARQRAIAEARERILRQLMEEEKRRKEEAKKREKLKALGVCPVGYHWIKQADGYRCAGGSHYLSDGQI